One genomic segment of Desmodus rotundus isolate HL8 chromosome 5, HLdesRot8A.1, whole genome shotgun sequence includes these proteins:
- the FGF19 gene encoding fibroblast growth factor 19 — MRSVQNRGVVARALLLTGLWLASAGVPLALSDAGPHVHYGWGESIRLRHLYTSGPHGPSSCFLRIRADGAVDCARGQSALSLVEIRAVALRNVAIKGVQSLRYLCMGGDGRMLGLPHFSPEDCAFEEEIRPDGYNVYWSQKHRLPVSLSSARQRQLYKDRGFLPLSHFLPMLPRSPPQPQPVEDHQEADALSAPLETDSMDPFGMANKLRVVESPSFQK, encoded by the exons ATGCGGAGCGTGCAGAATCGAGGCGTTGTGGCCCGCGCCCTGCTCCTGACGGGTCTCTGGCTGGCCTCAGCCGGGGTCCCCCTAGCTCTCTCGGACGCTGGGCCACACGTGCACTACGGCTGGGGGGAGTCCATCCGCCTGCGGCACCTGTACACCTCCGGCCCCCACGGCCCCTCCAGCTGCTTCCTGCGCATCCGTGCCGACGGCGCGGTGGACTGCGCGCGGGGCCAGAGCGCGCTCA GTTTGGTGGAAATCAGGGCAGTGGCCCTGCGGAACGTGGCGATCAAGGGCGTGCAGAGCCTCCGGTACCTCTGTATGGGAGGCGACGGCAGGATGCTAGGGCTG CCTCACTTCTCTCCGGAGGACTGCGCTTTCGAGGAGGAGATCCGCCCCGACGGCTACAACGTTTACTGGTCCCAGAAGCACCGGCTGCCCGTGTCTCTGAGCAGTGCCAGGCAGAGGCAGCTGTACAAGGACAGGGGCTTTCTGCCGCTGTCCCACTTCCTGCCCATGCTGCCCAGGAGCCCGCCGCAGCCCCAACCCGTCGAGGACCACCAGGAGGCTGACGCGCTGTCTGCGCCCCTGGAAACAGACAGCATGGATCCCTTTGGGATGGCCAACAAGCTCCGGGTGGTGGAAAGTCCCAGCTTTCAGAAGTAA